A genomic stretch from Schaalia odontolytica includes:
- a CDS encoding TetR/AcrR family transcriptional regulator, translating to MPKIIGESLASHRELTRARLFEALGTLMGEQSFESITMSQIAERAGVGRTAVYNHFADKEVLLLAYMREVTTEFARVLTRCLEAEPDPLMRLRIYIRSHLQMIGRYHVKAGMGLRRHMSGRGASHLHDHAGLVGEVLIGILDEAMDRGLIAEQNTLGAVHLIHATLQGQRLPKDPVHRESALVLVETFILRGLGASEKNVRQVTASALPSGE from the coding sequence ATGCCGAAGATTATTGGGGAGTCCCTCGCCTCTCACCGCGAGCTGACCCGTGCGCGCCTCTTCGAGGCTCTCGGGACGCTCATGGGGGAGCAGTCCTTCGAGTCGATCACCATGAGTCAGATCGCCGAGCGCGCGGGCGTCGGACGCACGGCGGTCTACAACCATTTCGCGGACAAAGAGGTGCTCCTGCTCGCCTATATGCGCGAGGTGACGACTGAGTTCGCGCGTGTCCTGACGCGGTGCCTCGAGGCCGAGCCGGATCCCCTCATGCGCCTGCGCATCTATATTCGCTCCCACCTGCAGATGATCGGCCGCTACCACGTGAAGGCCGGCATGGGTTTGCGCCGTCATATGTCCGGGCGCGGAGCCTCCCACCTCCATGACCATGCGGGCCTCGTCGGCGAGGTGCTCATCGGTATTCTCGACGAGGCCATGGATCGCGGGCTGATTGCAGAACAGAACACACTCGGCGCGGTTCACCTCATCCACGCGACTCTGCAGGGCCAGCGCCTTCCCAAGGATCCGGTGCATCGCGAGTCTGCGCTCGTCCTAGTAGAGACCTTTATTTTGCGAGGCCTGGGTGCCTCGGAGAAGAACGTGCGTCAGGTCACTGCCTCCGCTCTCCCTTCAGGGGAATAG
- a CDS encoding efflux RND transporter periplasmic adaptor subunit: protein MAHKTRTAQVLDVIKVLAWVVIAVSLVKFAFFPAAAEDEGGDGIEPGGNFGQMTIGVGRADITNTVSVTGTIQADEPVVARATLDGNVVRTFVNDGDTISKGDAIVQIRKEFPGETRQVTDEEGNVNVETSEPTYKYETVVSPGDGTVSTGVLVGQQFAIGDTVATIAPATFSAVASLSADQMYRLQDAPSTATVTIKNGPAPFECSGVKLVSPTSKQQDPKTNAGNDNGASASTDLKARCAIPSDQTVFAGLQVTLEMTAGSATNVLAVPISAVEGRYQSGSVYLPTSDPSKPDKRAVTLGITDGKMIEVKEGLTEGEEILEFTPTSNKDNEDGPSGPYGGMAGGVGDTAGTR from the coding sequence GTGGCGCACAAGACCCGCACCGCTCAAGTGCTCGACGTTATCAAGGTTCTCGCCTGGGTAGTTATCGCCGTGTCCTTGGTGAAGTTCGCGTTCTTCCCCGCAGCCGCGGAGGATGAGGGAGGCGATGGTATCGAACCGGGTGGCAACTTCGGGCAGATGACGATCGGGGTTGGCCGCGCCGACATTACGAACACGGTGAGCGTGACGGGAACGATCCAAGCCGACGAGCCGGTCGTCGCCCGCGCGACTCTTGACGGCAACGTCGTGCGCACCTTCGTCAACGATGGCGACACGATCTCCAAGGGTGACGCCATCGTCCAGATCCGCAAGGAATTCCCGGGCGAGACCCGACAGGTCACCGACGAGGAAGGCAACGTGAACGTCGAGACCTCCGAGCCGACCTACAAGTACGAAACCGTCGTGTCCCCCGGCGATGGGACGGTGTCGACGGGTGTGCTCGTCGGCCAGCAGTTCGCGATCGGCGACACGGTCGCGACGATCGCACCCGCGACCTTCTCCGCGGTCGCCTCGCTCAGCGCGGATCAGATGTACCGCCTCCAGGACGCTCCTTCGACGGCCACGGTCACCATTAAGAACGGCCCTGCGCCCTTCGAGTGCTCGGGCGTCAAGCTGGTGAGCCCGACCAGCAAGCAGCAGGATCCCAAGACGAATGCGGGGAACGACAACGGTGCTTCGGCCTCGACGGACCTGAAGGCGCGCTGCGCGATCCCCTCCGATCAGACGGTTTTTGCGGGCCTGCAGGTGACCCTCGAGATGACGGCCGGATCGGCGACGAATGTCCTTGCGGTGCCGATCTCCGCGGTCGAGGGGCGCTACCAATCCGGATCCGTCTACCTGCCGACCTCCGACCCGTCCAAGCCGGACAAGCGCGCCGTCACCCTGGGGATCACGGATGGCAAGATGATCGAGGTCAAGGAGGGCCTGACGGAAGGCGAGGAGATCCTCGAGTTCACCCCGACCTCGAACAAGGACAACGAGGATGGCCCTTCCGGCCCCTACGGTGGCATGGCCGGAGGCGTGGGCGACACGGCGGGCACGCGATGA
- a CDS encoding A/G-specific adenine glycosylase, with amino-acid sequence MRAADVSDWGSLVFEIMSQQTPISRVQPIWIEWMERWPTPADLATASSADIIVAWANLGYPSRALRLKACATAIVEKHGGEVPLTMKDLTLLPGVGVYTASALLAFRHGIRVPVLDTNVRRVLVRFLDGREFPPHTTPSKAETSRADVLLPENGHDAADVSLSLMEFGALVCTQLSPSCNECTIRTNCAWASAGYPKDEKRPTPQPYAGTDRQARGRIMKALRTAHFEGSEGLTKRRVLDVARIDGGDRYQPTRVYRALIKEGMIVYDEDSKRVTLPR; translated from the coding sequence ATGCGCGCAGCCGACGTCTCCGATTGGGGAAGCCTCGTCTTCGAGATCATGAGCCAGCAAACGCCGATTTCTCGCGTTCAGCCAATCTGGATCGAGTGGATGGAACGCTGGCCGACCCCCGCGGATCTAGCCACCGCCTCGTCGGCCGACATCATTGTTGCCTGGGCAAACCTGGGATACCCATCGCGCGCCCTGCGCCTCAAAGCATGTGCCACTGCGATCGTCGAGAAGCACGGCGGCGAGGTCCCCCTCACCATGAAGGACCTGACCCTCCTCCCGGGCGTCGGCGTCTACACGGCCTCCGCACTGCTGGCGTTCCGCCACGGGATCCGCGTCCCGGTCCTCGACACAAACGTTCGGCGCGTGCTGGTCAGGTTTTTGGACGGCAGGGAGTTCCCTCCCCACACCACGCCCTCAAAGGCCGAAACATCCCGGGCCGACGTATTGTTACCCGAAAATGGTCACGACGCGGCCGACGTGAGTTTGTCACTCATGGAATTCGGTGCCCTGGTATGCACCCAGCTCAGCCCGTCGTGCAACGAGTGCACGATCCGCACGAACTGCGCGTGGGCAAGCGCCGGCTACCCCAAGGACGAGAAGCGCCCCACTCCCCAACCTTACGCGGGCACAGACCGCCAGGCCCGCGGCCGCATCATGAAAGCCCTGCGCACCGCACACTTCGAGGGCTCGGAAGGCCTGACCAAGCGCCGCGTGCTCGACGTCGCCCGCATCGACGGCGGCGACCGCTACCAACCCACCCGCGTATACCGCGCCCTCATCAAGGAGGGCATGATCGTCTACGACGAAGACTCCAAGCGCGTCACCCTACCACGTTAA
- a CDS encoding TOBE domain-containing protein: MKLSARNQLPGTVVEVCEGAVNGIVKIEVAPGLVISSSITNAAIEELGLTVGSKAVAVIKASNVIVGVED; this comes from the coding sequence ATGAAGCTCTCCGCACGCAACCAGCTTCCCGGTACCGTGGTTGAGGTCTGTGAGGGTGCCGTCAATGGCATCGTCAAGATTGAGGTCGCTCCTGGCCTGGTCATCTCCTCGTCGATCACGAACGCCGCCATCGAGGAGCTCGGCCTGACCGTTGGCTCCAAGGCCGTCGCCGTCATCAAGGCTTCCAACGTCATCGTCGGCGTTGAGGACTGA
- a CDS encoding NUDIX domain-containing protein: protein MPRPVVAAAIVDSLSAPTMLLACSRAYPEELRGQFELPGGKVEEGEDPEAALEREIVEELGTHLIIGERVCPEGGQWWPILGGRVMGVWLAEVAPGSRAPSAGVDHLEARWVPLADLGDLPWIVADLPIVEAVVARCVR from the coding sequence ATGCCTCGTCCCGTGGTGGCGGCCGCGATTGTCGATTCGCTGAGTGCGCCCACGATGCTGCTCGCATGCTCGCGCGCGTATCCCGAGGAGCTGCGCGGCCAATTCGAGCTGCCCGGAGGCAAGGTAGAGGAGGGCGAAGACCCCGAGGCCGCCCTTGAGCGCGAGATCGTCGAGGAGCTCGGCACCCACCTGATCATCGGCGAGCGCGTGTGTCCCGAGGGTGGGCAGTGGTGGCCGATCCTGGGAGGGCGCGTCATGGGCGTGTGGCTCGCCGAGGTCGCGCCAGGCTCGCGGGCTCCGAGCGCGGGTGTCGATCACCTGGAGGCCCGGTGGGTCCCGCTGGCCGACCTGGGTGATCTGCCGTGGATCGTCGCCGATCTGCCGATCGTCGAGGCCGTGGTCGCCCGATGCGTTCGCTGA
- the dcd gene encoding dCTP deaminase, which translates to MLLSDHDIKASLDSGRIQLDPLDRDLVQPASIDVRLDRLFRLFDNHRYPVIDPAADQSDLTHLVDVGPDQPFVLHPGEFVLGATYELVTLGEDIAARLEGKSSLGRLGLLTHSTAGFIDPGFSGHVTLELSNTATMPILLYPGMKIGQLCFFDLSSPAEHPYGSQGLGSHYQGQRGPTPSRTHERFTRTRIER; encoded by the coding sequence ATGCTGCTCAGTGACCACGACATCAAGGCCTCCCTGGACTCCGGGCGTATTCAGCTCGACCCGCTGGACCGCGACCTGGTTCAGCCAGCCAGCATTGACGTGCGCCTGGATCGCCTGTTCCGCCTCTTCGATAACCACCGCTACCCGGTGATCGACCCCGCGGCGGATCAGTCGGACCTCACCCACCTGGTGGACGTGGGACCCGACCAGCCTTTCGTGCTGCATCCCGGTGAGTTCGTCCTGGGTGCTACGTATGAGCTCGTGACCCTGGGTGAGGACATTGCCGCGCGCCTGGAAGGCAAGTCATCGCTGGGCCGCCTCGGCCTGCTCACGCATTCGACCGCCGGCTTCATCGATCCGGGTTTCTCCGGCCACGTGACCCTCGAGCTGTCGAATACGGCGACGATGCCGATCCTGCTCTACCCGGGCATGAAGATCGGGCAGCTGTGCTTCTTCGACCTGTCGTCCCCGGCTGAGCATCCCTACGGCTCGCAGGGCCTGGGCTCTCACTATCAGGGCCAGCGGGGCCCCACCCCGTCGCGCACCCACGAGCGCTTCACGCGCACGCGGATCGAACGGTGA
- a CDS encoding ABC transporter ATP-binding protein: MSLVCLRDVTRTVTLPDGEDLHILRGVNLDVAQGEHVSIVGRSGTGKSTMLNIIGLLDTPTSGTYELDGVDTTRLGEGRRARMRGEDFGFVFQQFNIFSARTAAENVEVPLLYAPGPQLLRRRSIAIDMLDRVGLSERADSYPGEMSGGEQQRIAIARALVRRPRVILADEPTGALDPDTGRLVMALLEEVARESNAALIVITHDMAVAARASRAYELYDGTLHEVEDPSALADRGEAEHSGEQAVAGPASAEPPLPPEADPVAERASSPLTSQEGEL; encoded by the coding sequence ATGAGTCTCGTGTGCCTGCGGGACGTGACCCGCACGGTGACCCTACCTGACGGGGAGGACCTACACATTCTGCGCGGCGTCAACCTGGACGTCGCCCAGGGTGAGCACGTCTCCATCGTGGGCCGCTCGGGCACCGGCAAGTCCACGATGCTCAACATCATCGGCCTGCTGGATACCCCCACCTCGGGAACCTACGAGCTGGACGGCGTGGACACGACGCGCCTGGGCGAGGGGCGCCGCGCGCGCATGCGAGGGGAAGACTTCGGCTTCGTGTTCCAGCAGTTCAACATCTTTTCTGCGCGCACGGCCGCCGAAAACGTCGAGGTTCCCCTCCTGTACGCTCCCGGCCCGCAGCTGCTGCGAAGGCGCTCGATCGCCATCGACATGCTCGATCGCGTTGGCCTGAGCGAGCGCGCGGACTCCTACCCGGGCGAGATGAGCGGCGGCGAACAGCAGCGCATCGCGATCGCGCGCGCCCTGGTGCGCCGCCCGCGAGTCATCCTCGCCGACGAGCCGACGGGGGCCCTCGACCCGGACACCGGCCGCCTCGTGATGGCCCTCTTGGAGGAGGTTGCCCGCGAATCCAACGCCGCGCTCATCGTCATTACGCACGACATGGCCGTGGCCGCGCGGGCATCGCGGGCCTACGAGCTCTACGACGGCACCCTGCACGAGGTCGAGGACCCCTCCGCTCTCGCTGACCGCGGGGAGGCTGAGCACTCGGGTGAGCAGGCGGTGGCAGGTCCCGCGTCAGCCGAGCCTCCGTTGCCGCCCGAGGCAGACCCGGTAGCCGAGCGGGCCTCGTCCCCCTTGACGTCGCAGGAGGGTGAGCTGTGA
- a CDS encoding TM2 domain-containing protein, which produces MTMPDPQASPSSPQDPAKVTVPEVPSADFSIPDAPEVEAAAEIPAPEVPAFETAAEISVPDVPSFEAAAEVSAPEVLAPEVPAPEVPAPEAPTFPQASAPSFDEATATPGSTTYGTAYDVPAADAYAQAEQPAYGVPGPETNSQAPYGQPGFEQAAYAAGQQAYGQPGFEQAAYAAGQQAYGQPGYAQTAYAQPVVAGAPKQWMVALLLGIFLGGFGIHNFYLGYTTRGIIQLVLTITVFGAPITGVWVLIELIMILMRSGSYAYDAQGVPLQ; this is translated from the coding sequence ATGACGATGCCCGACCCGCAGGCCAGCCCCTCCAGCCCTCAGGATCCTGCGAAGGTTACGGTCCCCGAGGTTCCCTCGGCCGATTTCTCGATTCCCGACGCGCCCGAGGTTGAGGCCGCCGCTGAGATCCCCGCGCCCGAGGTCCCGGCCTTTGAGACTGCCGCTGAGATCAGTGTTCCTGACGTTCCCTCGTTTGAAGCAGCCGCCGAGGTCAGCGCGCCTGAGGTCCTAGCGCCTGAGGTCCCCGCCCCTGAGGTTCCAGCGCCAGAGGCGCCGACCTTCCCCCAGGCCTCGGCCCCGTCTTTCGATGAAGCCACGGCGACCCCCGGCTCGACCACGTACGGCACGGCCTATGACGTGCCTGCGGCCGACGCCTACGCGCAGGCGGAGCAGCCTGCCTACGGTGTCCCCGGCCCCGAGACGAACTCCCAGGCCCCCTACGGTCAGCCCGGCTTCGAGCAGGCAGCTTACGCGGCGGGCCAGCAGGCCTACGGTCAGCCCGGCTTCGAGCAGGCAGCTTACGCGGCGGGCCAGCAGGCCTACGGCCAGCCCGGTTACGCCCAGACCGCGTACGCCCAGCCCGTCGTCGCTGGTGCCCCTAAGCAGTGGATGGTTGCCTTGCTCCTGGGAATCTTCCTGGGTGGCTTCGGTATCCACAACTTCTACCTGGGCTACACCACTCGAGGCATCATTCAGCTGGTCCTGACGATCACCGTCTTCGGTGCTCCCATCACCGGCGTGTGGGTCCTCATTGAGCTCATCATGATCCTCATGCGCTCCGGTTCTTACGCGTACGACGCGCAGGGTGTGCCCCTGCAGTGA
- a CDS encoding GNAT family N-acetyltransferase: MIRRATPADAEALSTLSRTCFTQTFGHLYDPADLAAFLDEEYSPGVLRAELEDPHRATWLLIDDASEAAAQPDSSTADHPTAPDPASEAPTSSDSQSFIGYVTACPAHLPHPDAGPGDGEIQRLYILEGHQGGGRGTSLLNTALQWLERDGPRTLWIGVWSENYGAQRFYARHGFEVVGEYSFMVGNHADHELITRRLPRALDA, encoded by the coding sequence ATGATCCGCCGCGCCACCCCCGCAGACGCCGAGGCACTGTCCACCCTCTCGCGCACCTGTTTCACGCAGACTTTCGGCCACCTCTACGACCCCGCTGATCTGGCGGCCTTCCTCGACGAGGAATACTCCCCGGGCGTTCTTCGCGCTGAGCTCGAGGATCCTCACCGGGCGACGTGGCTGCTCATCGACGACGCGAGCGAGGCCGCCGCACAGCCCGACTCCTCCACGGCCGACCACCCGACCGCGCCGGATCCCGCTTCCGAGGCCCCAACCTCGTCGGATTCTCAGTCATTCATCGGCTACGTGACCGCCTGTCCCGCGCACCTGCCCCACCCGGACGCGGGGCCGGGCGACGGGGAGATCCAGCGCCTCTACATCCTGGAGGGCCACCAGGGTGGCGGCCGCGGGACTTCCCTGCTCAACACCGCGCTTCAGTGGCTCGAGCGCGACGGTCCGCGCACCCTGTGGATCGGAGTGTGGAGCGAAAACTACGGCGCTCAGCGTTTCTATGCCCGGCACGGTTTCGAGGTCGTCGGCGAATACTCCTTCATGGTGGGCAATCACGCCGACCACGAGCTGATTACGCGACGCCTCCCGCGAGCGCTCGATGCCTGA
- a CDS encoding ABC transporter permease: MNAVSQILGALIEAWGEVKVQKARVVLSLVGVVAAVAAMTIVIALGDLILQSSRELAELYEGRSVTLRLNPENSSSNSAASASSGPYQDTSGPSSPDGAQAAKRPDDKDAVGEAMTTLAERTDIHYWSRFSSGSGDIVEVRQARASGQFRGYPLANIADMIDGVTFQGVDPSYEVIFRTRLLAGRWVSQADADQRLTPVVISETLWKQLGRAPIDQVPIVLHTSDGTAMRVVGVTKATSSFDMPTVFAHYDAARVSFPQMSSPSMIAWVGTENADQARETLPRALASILGEGWRVSISGGERLDTGEEQLGTISTVIMIIGGIIVFLGALGLLNVAIVTVRQRVREIGIRRAVGASATRVFFAVFMESVVATFVAGVVGVGIAVVVVRFLPLEAMGVHLSDTPAFPAGAAIAGVAISTSIGALCGIIPAFAAVRVKPIDAIRY, translated from the coding sequence GTGAACGCTGTCAGTCAGATCCTGGGTGCCCTCATCGAGGCCTGGGGTGAGGTAAAGGTCCAGAAGGCGCGCGTCGTCCTGTCGCTCGTCGGCGTGGTCGCGGCCGTGGCCGCCATGACGATCGTCATCGCGCTCGGCGACCTCATCCTGCAATCCTCGCGCGAACTCGCCGAACTCTACGAGGGCCGCTCCGTCACCCTGCGCCTGAACCCCGAAAACTCCTCGTCCAACTCGGCGGCGTCGGCATCGAGCGGCCCCTACCAGGACACGAGCGGCCCCTCCTCGCCCGACGGCGCGCAGGCCGCCAAGCGACCCGACGATAAGGACGCCGTCGGCGAGGCAATGACGACCCTTGCTGAGCGCACGGACATCCACTACTGGTCGCGTTTCTCCAGCGGCAGTGGCGATATCGTCGAGGTGCGCCAGGCGAGGGCCAGCGGCCAGTTCCGCGGCTATCCCCTCGCAAACATTGCCGACATGATCGACGGCGTGACATTCCAGGGTGTGGACCCCTCCTATGAGGTCATCTTCCGAACGCGCTTGCTGGCCGGACGCTGGGTGTCCCAGGCCGACGCGGATCAGCGGCTGACCCCCGTCGTCATCTCCGAAACGCTGTGGAAGCAGTTGGGTCGCGCACCCATCGACCAGGTTCCGATCGTCCTGCACACGAGCGACGGTACCGCGATGCGAGTCGTTGGCGTCACCAAGGCGACGAGCTCCTTCGATATGCCCACTGTGTTCGCCCACTACGACGCTGCCCGAGTCTCCTTCCCGCAGATGAGCTCTCCGTCCATGATCGCCTGGGTCGGCACCGAGAACGCCGATCAGGCCCGCGAGACACTGCCGCGCGCCCTGGCCTCGATCCTTGGCGAGGGGTGGCGGGTCTCCATCTCCGGCGGGGAGCGCTTGGACACGGGTGAGGAACAGCTGGGCACGATCTCCACCGTCATCATGATCATCGGCGGCATCATCGTGTTCCTGGGCGCACTGGGCCTGCTTAACGTCGCGATCGTGACCGTGCGCCAGCGCGTGCGCGAGATCGGCATTCGCCGCGCAGTTGGTGCCTCCGCGACGCGCGTCTTCTTCGCCGTCTTCATGGAGTCGGTCGTCGCGACCTTCGTCGCCGGTGTCGTCGGTGTGGGTATCGCGGTCGTCGTCGTCCGCTTCCTGCCCCTTGAAGCGATGGGTGTCCACCTCAGTGATACGCCGGCGTTCCCTGCAGGCGCCGCTATCGCGGGTGTCGCGATATCGACGAGCATCGGCGCGCTGTGTGGCATCATTCCGGCGTTCGCGGCTGTGCGTGTCAAGCCGATCGACGCGATCCGCTACTGA
- a CDS encoding (Fe-S)-binding protein, whose protein sequence is MANPTLSAIMWGLALLVSALAVLSFARGLAHMWRTVSAGTPDPGRLAPVGKRAWGVVSAALTHREFKGRPWIKAAHWLVMVSFPILFFTLVTGYAQLRVQTFTLPLLGHFAPWEWLTEVFAWGGLAGIIALMVVRQRAGHGTATEAALSNDDPDGAAAAADPDGTPPSSLSRPHPRDSSPRGLASRFLGSTRWQAIFVEWVILIVCACVVVLRGLEYAIFSVTPGLDAHASALHFPLTAWLGALFVGAASSSATSLANAIVLVSALKVLTSMTWLTVIGIQTGMGVAWHRFVAILNLYTRRNADGTKSLGPADHMLIGGKPVTSEDDFDSIPEDAVLGVGTVEDFSWKARLDLYSCTECGRCQELCPAWNTQKPLSPKLLIMGLRDHMESASNVQIVEQEAGPQKLEEGELLLDKGVPASPHSFDLVSVLSLSGATGPEGVSAVTAPLVPEVVSEEVLWDCTNCGACVDQCPVDIEHIDHILDLRRHQVLMEGAFPRELGRAFRGMESKANPYNQSARKRMDWAKKLDFDIPVVGEDIEDASQVDYLFWVGCAGAYDDTAKKTSAAIAELLHTAGVSFAVLGSGESCTGDPARRAGNEALFQMLAAQAIDTLKEAKPQKIVVSCAHCFNTIAGEYPELGGSFDVVHHTQLLNRLVRDGLLTPVAPTAASTAEDTAGEAGAQPSGGAASIGAPLKVTYHDACFLGRHNRVYEPPRELVGSLPNVELVEMPRNRDRAMCCGAGGAHAWFEETRGVRIADARIVEAASTGADVVATACPFCSQMLGSASGSSAGFVSSDAADQGAEDATAAAGGKLPEVRDVAVMLLESVKRGQ, encoded by the coding sequence GTGGCCAATCCGACGCTCAGCGCCATCATGTGGGGTCTCGCCCTGCTGGTGAGCGCCCTGGCCGTCCTGTCGTTCGCGCGAGGTCTTGCGCACATGTGGCGGACGGTGTCGGCGGGCACGCCGGACCCGGGACGCCTGGCCCCCGTGGGCAAGCGAGCGTGGGGCGTCGTCTCGGCGGCGCTGACCCACCGCGAGTTCAAGGGACGCCCGTGGATTAAGGCGGCCCACTGGCTGGTCATGGTGTCCTTCCCGATCCTCTTCTTCACCCTGGTCACGGGGTATGCGCAGCTGCGCGTCCAGACCTTCACGCTGCCCCTCCTCGGCCATTTCGCGCCGTGGGAGTGGCTGACCGAGGTCTTCGCGTGGGGAGGCCTGGCTGGCATCATCGCGCTGATGGTCGTGCGCCAGCGCGCCGGGCACGGCACCGCCACGGAGGCGGCCCTGTCCAACGACGATCCCGACGGCGCTGCGGCCGCGGCTGACCCGGATGGCACCCCGCCCTCGTCCCTGAGTCGGCCCCACCCGCGCGATTCCTCCCCGCGCGGCCTGGCGTCCCGTTTCCTGGGTTCGACCCGCTGGCAGGCGATCTTCGTCGAGTGGGTGATCCTCATCGTGTGTGCCTGCGTCGTGGTCCTGCGCGGCCTCGAATACGCGATCTTCAGCGTCACGCCGGGTCTCGATGCGCACGCCTCGGCCCTGCACTTCCCGCTCACAGCCTGGCTCGGCGCGCTCTTCGTGGGTGCCGCCTCGTCCTCGGCCACCTCGCTGGCGAACGCGATCGTGCTGGTCAGCGCCCTGAAGGTCCTCACCTCCATGACCTGGCTGACGGTCATCGGCATCCAGACCGGCATGGGCGTCGCCTGGCACCGCTTCGTCGCGATCCTCAACCTGTACACGCGCCGAAACGCCGACGGCACGAAGTCCCTGGGGCCGGCCGACCACATGCTTATCGGTGGAAAGCCCGTGACCAGCGAGGATGACTTCGACTCTATCCCCGAGGACGCGGTCCTGGGCGTGGGGACGGTCGAGGATTTCTCGTGGAAGGCACGCCTGGACCTGTATTCGTGCACCGAGTGCGGACGCTGCCAGGAGCTGTGCCCCGCGTGGAACACGCAAAAGCCCCTGTCCCCCAAGCTGCTCATCATGGGACTGCGGGACCACATGGAGTCCGCCTCCAACGTGCAGATCGTCGAGCAGGAAGCCGGACCCCAGAAGCTCGAAGAGGGCGAGCTACTCCTCGACAAGGGCGTGCCGGCCTCGCCGCATTCCTTCGATCTGGTCTCCGTCCTGTCCCTGTCGGGCGCGACCGGCCCCGAGGGCGTCTCCGCGGTGACCGCTCCCCTGGTCCCCGAGGTCGTCTCCGAAGAGGTCTTGTGGGACTGCACGAACTGCGGTGCCTGCGTCGATCAGTGCCCCGTCGACATCGAGCACATCGACCACATCCTCGACCTGCGCCGCCACCAGGTCCTCATGGAGGGCGCTTTCCCCCGCGAGCTGGGCCGCGCCTTCCGCGGCATGGAATCTAAGGCGAACCCCTACAACCAGAGCGCGCGCAAGCGCATGGACTGGGCGAAGAAGCTGGACTTCGACATCCCCGTCGTCGGCGAGGACATCGAGGACGCCTCGCAGGTCGACTACCTGTTCTGGGTGGGTTGCGCGGGCGCCTATGACGACACGGCGAAGAAGACCAGCGCCGCCATCGCCGAGCTGCTGCACACGGCGGGCGTGTCCTTCGCGGTCCTGGGCTCGGGCGAGTCCTGCACGGGTGACCCGGCCCGCCGCGCCGGCAACGAGGCGCTCTTCCAGATGCTGGCCGCCCAGGCGATCGACACGCTTAAGGAGGCCAAGCCCCAGAAGATCGTCGTGTCTTGCGCACACTGCTTTAACACGATCGCCGGCGAGTACCCGGAGCTGGGTGGCTCCTTCGACGTCGTCCACCACACGCAGCTCCTCAACCGCCTGGTTCGCGACGGCCTGCTCACGCCCGTAGCCCCCACAGCTGCCTCCACGGCCGAGGACACCGCGGGCGAGGCCGGGGCGCAGCCTTCGGGCGGCGCTGCCTCGATCGGGGCACCCCTGAAGGTCACGTACCACGACGCATGCTTCCTGGGACGCCACAACCGCGTCTACGAGCCTCCGCGCGAGCTCGTGGGCTCCCTGCCGAACGTGGAACTCGTCGAGATGCCACGCAACCGCGACCGCGCGATGTGCTGCGGCGCGGGCGGCGCGCACGCTTGGTTCGAGGAGACGCGAGGAGTGCGCATCGCGGACGCCCGCATCGTCGAGGCCGCATCCACGGGCGCGGACGTCGTCGCGACGGCCTGCCCCTTCTGCTCGCAAATGCTCGGCTCCGCGTCTGGTTCCTCCGCCGGTTTCGTCTCCTCCGACGCCGCCGACCAGGGGGCCGAGGACGCCACGGCCGCAGCGGGCGGGAAGCTCCCGGAGGTGCGGGACGTGGCCGTCATGCTCCTGGAGTCCGTCAAGCGCGGACAGTAG
- the trxA gene encoding thioredoxin, with the protein MATVTLTQENFEQTVSGEGIVLVDFWATWCGPCRQFGPIFEEASEKYPDVVFGKIDTDDQQQLAMAAQITSIPTLMAFRDGVAVFRQSGALPLSALEDLISQIQNLDMDDVRKKIAESEQK; encoded by the coding sequence ATGGCTACCGTCACCCTCACGCAGGAAAACTTCGAGCAGACTGTGTCTGGCGAGGGCATCGTCCTCGTCGATTTCTGGGCGACCTGGTGCGGCCCGTGCCGCCAGTTCGGCCCCATCTTCGAAGAAGCCTCCGAGAAGTACCCGGACGTCGTGTTCGGCAAGATCGACACGGATGACCAGCAGCAGCTGGCGATGGCCGCGCAGATCACCTCGATCCCGACCCTCATGGCGTTCCGCGATGGCGTCGCGGTGTTCCGCCAGTCCGGTGCCCTGCCGCTGTCCGCGCTGGAGGACCTGATCTCCCAGATCCAGAACCTGGACATGGACGACGTGCGCAAGAAGATCGCCGAGTCCGAGCAGAAGTGA
- a CDS encoding TM2 domain-containing protein encodes MSAPQMPSFNTPGQGKSRMIAGLLNLFLGGIAAGDFYLGHMKIGAIRVAAMIGSYVLMMIGGAMDSGLIGGIGYLLVCLVGLASLACAVMTFMGKWIYEKDANGVPTV; translated from the coding sequence ATGTCCGCTCCTCAGATGCCCTCGTTCAACACCCCCGGCCAGGGCAAGTCCCGCATGATCGCCGGCCTGCTCAACCTGTTCCTCGGTGGTATTGCCGCCGGTGACTTCTACCTCGGCCACATGAAGATCGGCGCGATCCGCGTTGCCGCCATGATCGGCAGTTACGTCCTCATGATGATCGGTGGCGCGATGGACAGCGGTCTGATCGGCGGCATCGGCTACCTGCTCGTCTGCCTCGTTGGCCTCGCTTCCCTCGCGTGCGCCGTCATGACCTTCATGGGCAAGTGGATCTACGAGAAGGACGCCAACGGCGTTCCCACCGTCTGA